A genomic stretch from Halichoerus grypus chromosome 5, mHalGry1.hap1.1, whole genome shotgun sequence includes:
- the SLC30A2 gene encoding proton-coupled zinc antiporter SLC30A2 isoform X1 — translation MEPTEKQRLVDARPGARSYTGSLWQEGTGWIPLPPSGLDLQAIELVTENNHYCHAQKGPGSHFDPKKERARRQLYVASAICLVFMIGEVVGGYLAHSLAVMTDAAHLLTDFASMLVSLFSLWMSSRPATKTMNFGWQRAEILGALLSVLSIWVVTGVLVFLAVERLISGDYEIEGGTMLITSGCAVAVNIIMGLTLHQSGHGHSHDTGQQQENPSVRAAFIHVIGDFLQSIGVLVAAYILYFKPEYKYVDPICTFLFSILVLGTTLTILRDVILVLMEGTPKGVDFTAVRDLLLSVEGVEALHSLHIWALTVAQPVLSVHIAIAQNADGQAVLKAASTRLQGKFHFHTMTIQIEDYSEDMKDCQACQGPSD, via the exons ATGGAGCCCACCGAGAAGCAGCGTCTGGTGGACGCCAGGCCCGGAGCCCG GTCTTACACTGGATCTCTGTGGCAGGAGGGGACTGGCTGGATCCCACTGCCACCATCTGGCCTGGACTTGCAGGCCATTGAGCTAGTCACTGAGAATAATCATTACTGTCATGCCCAGAAGGGTCCTGGCAGTCACTTCGACCCCAAGAAGGAGCGGGCCCGGCGACAGCTTTATGTGGCCTCTGCCATCTGCCTGGTGTTCATGATTGGGGAAGTCGTTG GTGGGTACCTAGCTCACAGCTTGGCAGTCATGACCGATGCAGCCCACTTGCTCACTGACTTTGCCAGCATGCTCGTCAGCCTCTTTTCTCTCTGGATGTCCTCCCGACCAGCCACCAAGACTATGAACTTCGGCTGGCAGCGAGCCG AGATCCTGGGAGCCCTGCTTTCTGTACTGTCCATCTGGGTCGTGACTGGAGTGCTGGTGTTCCTGGCGGTGGAGCGGCTTATCTCTGGGGACTATGAGATTGAAGGGGGGACCATGCTGATCACGTCGGGCTGCGCTGTGGCCGTGAATATCAT AATGGGGTTGACTCTTCACCAGTCTGGCCACGGGCACAGCCACGACACCGGCCAGCAGCAGGAGAATCCCAGTGTCCGAGCTGCCTTTATCCATGTGATTGGAGACTTTCTGCAGAGCATAGGCGTCTTGGTGGCAGCCTATATTTTATACTTCAAG CCAGAGTACAAGTATGTAGACCCCATCTGCaccttcctcttctccatcctGGTCTTGGGGACAACCTTGACCATCCTGAGAGATGTGATCCTAGTGCTGATGGAAG GGACCCCCAAGGGTGTGGACTTCACAGCCGTTCGGGATCTGCTGCTGTCGGTGGAAGGCGTGGAAGCCTTGCACAGCCTGCACATTTGGGCCTTGACCGTGGCCCAGCCCGTGCTGTCGGTCCACATCGCCATCG CTCAGAATGCAGATGGCCAGGCTGTGCTGAAGGCAGCCAGCACCCGCCTGCAGGGCAAGTTCCACTTCCACACCATGACCATCCAGATCGAAGACTACTCTGAGGACATGAAGGACTGTCAGGCGTGCCAAGGCCCCTCCGACTGA
- the SLC30A2 gene encoding proton-coupled zinc antiporter SLC30A2 isoform X2: MEPTEKQRLVDARPGARSYTGSLWQEGTGWIPLPPSGLDLQAIELVTENNHYCHAQKGPGSHFDPKKERARRQLYVASAICLVFMIGEVVGGYLAHSLAVMTDAAHLLTDFASMLVSLFSLWMSSRPATKTMNFGWQRAEILGALLSVLSIWVVTGVLVFLAVERLISGDYEIEGGTMLITSGCAVAVNIIMGLTLHQSGHGHSHDTGQQQENPSVRAAFIHVIGDFLQSIGVLVAAYILYFKPEYKYVDPICTFLFSILVLGTTLTILRDVILVLMEGTPKGVDFTAVRDLLLSVEGVEALHSLHIWALTVAQPVLSVHIAIGPK, translated from the exons ATGGAGCCCACCGAGAAGCAGCGTCTGGTGGACGCCAGGCCCGGAGCCCG GTCTTACACTGGATCTCTGTGGCAGGAGGGGACTGGCTGGATCCCACTGCCACCATCTGGCCTGGACTTGCAGGCCATTGAGCTAGTCACTGAGAATAATCATTACTGTCATGCCCAGAAGGGTCCTGGCAGTCACTTCGACCCCAAGAAGGAGCGGGCCCGGCGACAGCTTTATGTGGCCTCTGCCATCTGCCTGGTGTTCATGATTGGGGAAGTCGTTG GTGGGTACCTAGCTCACAGCTTGGCAGTCATGACCGATGCAGCCCACTTGCTCACTGACTTTGCCAGCATGCTCGTCAGCCTCTTTTCTCTCTGGATGTCCTCCCGACCAGCCACCAAGACTATGAACTTCGGCTGGCAGCGAGCCG AGATCCTGGGAGCCCTGCTTTCTGTACTGTCCATCTGGGTCGTGACTGGAGTGCTGGTGTTCCTGGCGGTGGAGCGGCTTATCTCTGGGGACTATGAGATTGAAGGGGGGACCATGCTGATCACGTCGGGCTGCGCTGTGGCCGTGAATATCAT AATGGGGTTGACTCTTCACCAGTCTGGCCACGGGCACAGCCACGACACCGGCCAGCAGCAGGAGAATCCCAGTGTCCGAGCTGCCTTTATCCATGTGATTGGAGACTTTCTGCAGAGCATAGGCGTCTTGGTGGCAGCCTATATTTTATACTTCAAG CCAGAGTACAAGTATGTAGACCCCATCTGCaccttcctcttctccatcctGGTCTTGGGGACAACCTTGACCATCCTGAGAGATGTGATCCTAGTGCTGATGGAAG GGACCCCCAAGGGTGTGGACTTCACAGCCGTTCGGGATCTGCTGCTGTCGGTGGAAGGCGTGGAAGCCTTGCACAGCCTGCACATTTGGGCCTTGACCGTGGCCCAGCCCGTGCTGTCGGTCCACATCGCCATCG GGCCCAAGTGA